In the genome of Rhizobium etli 8C-3, one region contains:
- the mprF gene encoding bifunctional lysylphosphatidylglycerol flippase/synthetase MprF, with protein sequence MASDGSLEEIEVAATRGARGFIRRYRPHLVALATLLVFCIVGYAVVKLTDEVRYEDVVAALANTRPSAIVLALLFTGLSFLALIVYDLNAIDYIGKRLPFPHVALTAFSAYAVGNTAGFGALSGGAIRYRAYSRLGLTPEEIGRVIAFVTLAFGLGLAGVASIAVMIIADEIAPLVGTSALLLRLVAGVIIAALGALLVLGRNGRAMQIGPISIRLPDSRTWSRQFLVTAFDIAASATVLYVLLPQTAIGWPVFLAVYAIAVGLGVLSHVPAGLGVFETVVIASLGSAVNIDAVLGSLVLYRLIYHVLPLLIAVLAVSATEFRRFVDHPAASSIRRIGGRLTPQLLSALTLLLGVMLIFSSVTPTPDQNLEFLASYLPLPIVEGAHFLSSLMGLALLVAARGLGQRLDGAWLVAIIAAVAALALSLLKAVALVEALFLAFLISSLFVSRRLFSRHASLLNQTLTASWMTAIAVVCVGAVVILLFVYRDVEYSNELWWQFEFAGEAPRGLRAVLGLTIISSAIAIFSLLRPAAFKPEPATQEALRRAVEIVRAQDDADANLVRMGDKSIMFSEDGDAFIMYGRQGRSWIALFDPIGAKGARPELVWRFVEAARAAGCRAVFYQISPALLSHCADAGLRAFKLGELAVADLANFEMKGGKWANLRQTAARAQRDGLEFEVIPPEEVAGVIDELSAVSNAWLEHHNAKEKGFSLGAFEPGYVIAQPVGILKKDGRIVAFANILVTGTKSEGTIDLMRFSPQAPKGSMDFLFVRIMEYLRGEGYTHFNLGMAPLSGMSKRETAPVWDRIGSTVFEHGERFYNFKGLRAFKSKFHPHWQPRYLAVSGGGNPMIALMDATLLIGGGLKGVVRK encoded by the coding sequence ATGGCGAGTGACGGCAGCTTGGAAGAGATCGAAGTCGCAGCGACGCGCGGTGCGCGCGGGTTCATCAGGCGCTATCGCCCCCACCTGGTGGCGCTCGCCACGCTTCTTGTTTTTTGCATCGTCGGATATGCCGTCGTAAAGCTTACCGATGAGGTGCGCTACGAAGACGTCGTCGCAGCGCTGGCCAATACGCGGCCCAGCGCCATTGTGCTTGCGCTTCTCTTTACCGGATTGAGCTTCCTGGCGCTCATCGTTTACGACCTCAATGCCATCGACTACATCGGCAAGAGGCTGCCATTTCCCCATGTGGCCCTGACGGCTTTCAGCGCTTATGCGGTCGGCAACACGGCGGGCTTCGGGGCGTTGAGCGGCGGGGCGATCCGCTATCGCGCCTATTCGCGTCTCGGCCTGACGCCGGAAGAAATCGGCCGCGTCATTGCGTTCGTCACGCTGGCCTTCGGGCTTGGCCTGGCAGGGGTCGCATCGATCGCAGTGATGATCATCGCCGATGAAATTGCACCTCTTGTGGGAACGAGCGCATTGCTGCTGCGGCTGGTCGCGGGCGTGATCATCGCGGCTTTGGGAGCGCTTCTGGTGCTTGGACGCAACGGTCGGGCGATGCAGATCGGCCCGATCTCGATCCGGCTTCCGGATTCGCGCACATGGTCGCGCCAGTTCCTGGTGACCGCTTTCGATATCGCGGCTTCAGCCACGGTTCTTTATGTTCTGCTGCCGCAAACGGCGATCGGCTGGCCGGTGTTTCTTGCCGTCTATGCGATTGCTGTCGGGCTCGGGGTGCTAAGCCATGTTCCGGCCGGCCTCGGTGTTTTCGAGACGGTGGTCATCGCTTCGCTTGGCAGCGCGGTGAATATCGATGCGGTTCTCGGCTCGCTGGTCCTCTACCGGCTGATCTATCATGTGCTGCCGCTTCTGATCGCCGTGCTCGCGGTGTCGGCAACCGAATTTCGGCGCTTTGTCGATCATCCGGCGGCTTCCAGCATCCGCCGCATCGGCGGGCGGCTGACGCCGCAGCTGCTTTCGGCGCTGACGCTGCTGCTCGGCGTCATGCTGATCTTTTCGAGCGTCACGCCGACGCCGGACCAGAATCTGGAATTCCTCGCCAGCTATCTGCCGCTGCCGATCGTTGAAGGAGCACATTTCCTCTCCAGCCTGATGGGTCTCGCGCTGCTCGTTGCCGCGCGCGGTCTTGGCCAGCGGCTCGATGGCGCCTGGCTGGTGGCGATTATCGCCGCTGTTGCCGCGCTGGCGCTTTCACTGCTCAAGGCCGTAGCCCTTGTCGAAGCGCTGTTCCTCGCCTTCCTAATTTCCAGCCTCTTTGTCAGCCGCCGGCTCTTTTCCCGCCATGCCTCATTGCTCAACCAGACGCTGACGGCATCATGGATGACCGCGATTGCGGTTGTCTGCGTGGGCGCCGTCGTCATTCTGCTCTTCGTCTACCGCGATGTGGAATACAGCAACGAGCTCTGGTGGCAGTTCGAATTCGCCGGCGAGGCGCCGCGCGGGCTGCGTGCGGTTCTCGGCCTCACGATCATTTCCTCGGCAATCGCGATCTTCAGCCTGCTTCGCCCCGCCGCCTTCAAACCGGAGCCTGCCACGCAGGAGGCGCTCCGGCGCGCAGTCGAGATCGTCAGGGCGCAGGATGATGCCGATGCCAATCTGGTGCGCATGGGCGACAAGAGCATCATGTTTTCCGAGGATGGCGATGCCTTCATCATGTATGGCCGGCAGGGGCGCTCCTGGATCGCACTGTTTGATCCCATCGGGGCAAAAGGGGCGAGACCGGAACTCGTATGGCGCTTCGTCGAGGCGGCGCGCGCTGCCGGTTGCCGGGCCGTGTTCTATCAGATTTCTCCAGCCCTTCTCTCACACTGCGCCGATGCGGGCCTGCGTGCGTTCAAGCTCGGCGAATTGGCCGTTGCCGATCTGGCGAATTTCGAAATGAAGGGCGGCAAATGGGCAAACCTGCGGCAGACGGCGGCGCGCGCGCAGCGCGACGGGCTTGAATTCGAAGTCATCCCGCCCGAGGAGGTGGCCGGTGTCATCGACGAGCTCTCTGCAGTTTCCAACGCCTGGCTCGAACATCACAACGCCAAGGAGAAAGGTTTCTCGCTCGGCGCCTTCGAGCCGGGCTACGTCATCGCCCAGCCGGTTGGGATCTTGAAGAAGGACGGCAGGATCGTCGCCTTTGCCAATATCCTCGTCACCGGAACGAAGTCGGAAGGTACGATCGACCTCATGCGCTTTTCGCCGCAGGCGCCCAAAGGGTCCATGGACTTCCTCTTCGTACGGATCATGGAATATCTGCGCGGCGAAGGCTACACGCACTTCAATCTCGGCATGGCACCGCTTTCGGGCATGTCCAAGCGCGAGACGGCACCCGTCTGGGACCGGATCGGCAGCACCGTCTTCGAACACGGCGAGCGCTTTTACAATTTCAAAGGCCTTCGGGCATTCAAATCAAAGTTTCATCCGCACTGGCAGCCGCGCTATCTTGCGGTTTCAGGAGGGGGCAATCCGATGATCGCGTTGATGGACGCGACACTTCTCATCGGCGGCGGATTGAAGGGAGTCGTCAGGAAATGA
- a CDS encoding mechanosensitive ion channel family protein produces the protein MSGSRFVGRGLWAFLLSLLILTALCGATLGQTPAPAADPAAPPPDKVRQIMELMQAPEVQKWMSAKTNIPSAPAVAAPEEQMSALSGLLGHVRRHVEMVSQAPMALPDEVESASDIVDREVEPIGVGRILVQTLALFLAGPLAELLFRAVAPRARMKRVDPEEPAGLYQAGVNLFFRLVPAIVFMIATLVALLVFKWPPVSQSMAIAVTIALVAARFVVSLGRLLVALVALPRADGEPAVSRAEALFWFRRSAIFVIYFAFGWAVVQVLAPLGFSSASRYFVAYVLGIGLFLIATEAVWSRPADGARRSTTTSWALTLYFMLLWVLWVAGFTGLLWLGIYALILPKMLAIATICVRALHQAEAGFLAKRSMAAVLLDRGVRAVIIALAAVWLGRMIGVGADTMAAGETMVDRIARGIIGGVVILLAADLIWHLVKTFINSKLANTSLADGATDEEKAKRARLQTLLPIFRNVLAVVIAVIAILMVLAGLNIQIAPLIAGAGVVGVAVGFGAQAIVKDVISGMFYLWDDAFRVGEYIESGSHKGVVESFSLRSVKLRHHRGPLTTVPFGELGAVKNLNRDWTIDKISLNVTYDTDLVKAKKVIKQIGQQLLENPEFGPHIIETLKMKGVEQFGEFAIEIRLAMMTKPGEQFVIRRNALAMIRNAFKENGIEFAVPTVQVSGEGREVEARAAAARHVTKKPDTAGEVAS, from the coding sequence ATGTCGGGTTCAAGGTTCGTGGGGCGCGGTCTTTGGGCGTTTCTTCTCTCGTTGTTGATTTTGACGGCGCTTTGCGGCGCGACACTTGGGCAAACGCCAGCACCGGCCGCCGATCCGGCCGCGCCGCCGCCGGACAAAGTGCGCCAGATAATGGAACTGATGCAGGCCCCCGAAGTCCAGAAGTGGATGTCGGCGAAGACCAATATTCCATCTGCTCCAGCCGTAGCCGCGCCTGAAGAGCAGATGTCGGCGCTTTCGGGTTTGCTCGGGCACGTACGGCGCCATGTCGAGATGGTGTCGCAAGCCCCAATGGCCCTGCCGGACGAGGTCGAAAGCGCCTCCGATATTGTCGACCGGGAGGTGGAGCCCATAGGCGTCGGCCGCATTCTCGTTCAAACACTGGCTCTTTTCCTTGCAGGTCCCCTGGCGGAACTGCTTTTCCGTGCCGTTGCGCCGCGCGCGCGAATGAAGCGCGTAGATCCCGAGGAGCCGGCGGGGCTGTATCAGGCAGGGGTCAATCTGTTCTTCAGGCTCGTACCTGCCATCGTCTTCATGATCGCAACTCTCGTGGCGCTTCTCGTGTTCAAATGGCCGCCTGTCAGTCAGTCGATGGCGATCGCCGTGACGATTGCGCTGGTGGCCGCACGCTTTGTTGTCTCGCTTGGACGGCTGCTGGTTGCCCTGGTGGCGCTTCCAAGGGCCGACGGTGAACCGGCGGTCTCTCGCGCCGAAGCGCTTTTCTGGTTCCGGCGCTCGGCGATCTTCGTCATCTACTTCGCCTTCGGCTGGGCCGTCGTCCAGGTCCTGGCGCCGCTCGGCTTTTCCAGCGCATCGCGCTATTTCGTGGCCTACGTCCTTGGTATCGGATTGTTTCTGATTGCGACCGAGGCTGTTTGGTCGCGACCGGCAGACGGTGCACGCCGCAGCACGACGACATCCTGGGCGCTCACGCTTTATTTCATGCTGCTTTGGGTACTTTGGGTCGCCGGCTTCACCGGGCTGCTTTGGCTCGGCATCTACGCGCTGATACTGCCTAAAATGCTCGCCATCGCCACGATTTGCGTCCGTGCGCTGCATCAGGCTGAAGCGGGTTTCCTTGCAAAGCGCAGCATGGCTGCAGTGTTGCTTGACCGCGGCGTCAGGGCGGTCATCATCGCGTTGGCGGCTGTCTGGCTGGGGCGGATGATCGGCGTCGGAGCCGATACGATGGCCGCCGGGGAGACGATGGTGGATCGCATCGCCCGCGGCATCATCGGCGGTGTCGTCATTCTGCTTGCAGCCGATCTGATCTGGCATCTCGTGAAGACCTTTATCAACAGCAAGCTTGCGAATACGTCGCTTGCCGATGGCGCCACGGATGAGGAAAAGGCCAAGCGTGCGCGGTTGCAAACGCTGCTGCCGATCTTTCGCAACGTCCTTGCTGTCGTTATCGCCGTCATTGCCATCTTGATGGTGCTCGCCGGTCTCAACATCCAGATCGCCCCCTTGATCGCCGGTGCCGGCGTCGTCGGCGTTGCCGTGGGCTTCGGAGCGCAAGCGATCGTCAAGGACGTCATCAGCGGCATGTTCTATCTGTGGGACGATGCCTTCCGCGTCGGCGAGTATATCGAGAGCGGCAGCCACAAGGGCGTGGTCGAATCCTTCAGCCTGCGCTCGGTGAAACTCCGCCATCACCGCGGACCACTGACGACCGTGCCCTTCGGCGAGCTCGGCGCGGTCAAGAACCTCAACCGCGACTGGACGATCGACAAGATCAGTCTCAACGTGACCTACGATACCGACCTCGTGAAAGCGAAGAAGGTAATCAAGCAGATCGGACAGCAACTGCTCGAGAATCCCGAATTCGGGCCGCATATCATCGAGACTCTGAAGATGAAGGGCGTCGAGCAATTCGGCGAATTCGCAATCGAGATCCGCCTGGCGATGATGACCAAACCGGGCGAGCAGTTCGTCATCCGCCGCAACGCACTGGCGATGATCCGCAATGCCTTCAAGGAGAACGGCATCGAATTTGCTGTGCCAACAGTACAGGTCTCCGGCGAGGGACGCGAAGTCGAGGCGCGTGCGGCAGCGGCGCGTCATGTGACAAAAAAGCCGGATACCGCGGGCGAGGTGGCGAGCTGA
- the gnd gene encoding phosphogluconate dehydrogenase (NAD(+)-dependent, decarboxylating): MQLGMVGLGRMGNYMVQRLMRGGHECVVYDTKPESVADLVEKGAAGSASLEEFVSKLSRPRAVWLMLPAAITDKVIAQLVPLLHDDDIIIDGGNSYYHDDIRRGAELITKGIHYVDVGTSGGVFGLERGYCLMIGGEKGIVQSLSPIFASLAPGAGSTPPSANRKPDPNSTAEQGYLHCGAHGAGHFVKMVHNGIEYGLMAAYAEGLNILKRANIGAAAHEADAETAPLSHPEHYRYDFNLQDVAEVWRRGSVITSWLLDLTSDALHADPALMKFAGRVSDSGEGRWTIMAAIDESVPTPVLSAALYGRFSSRDNDEFANKVLSAMRAGFGGHLEKPKT, translated from the coding sequence ATGCAGCTTGGCATGGTGGGTTTGGGCCGTATGGGCAATTATATGGTCCAGCGCTTGATGCGCGGTGGCCATGAATGCGTCGTCTATGACACGAAGCCGGAGAGCGTCGCCGATCTCGTCGAAAAAGGTGCGGCCGGCAGCGCCTCTCTGGAGGAATTCGTATCGAAGCTCTCCCGCCCGCGCGCCGTCTGGCTGATGCTGCCGGCGGCCATCACCGACAAGGTGATTGCCCAGCTCGTGCCGCTGCTGCACGATGACGATATTATCATCGACGGCGGCAATTCCTACTACCACGACGATATCCGCCGCGGCGCCGAGCTCATTACCAAGGGCATCCACTATGTCGATGTGGGCACCAGCGGCGGTGTCTTCGGTCTGGAGCGTGGCTATTGCCTCATGATCGGCGGCGAAAAGGGCATCGTGCAGAGCCTTTCGCCGATCTTCGCCTCGCTGGCTCCCGGCGCCGGCAGCACACCGCCGTCGGCAAACCGCAAGCCCGACCCGAACAGCACGGCAGAGCAGGGCTATCTGCATTGCGGTGCTCACGGTGCGGGACATTTCGTCAAGATGGTTCACAACGGCATCGAATACGGTCTGATGGCCGCTTATGCAGAGGGGCTGAACATCCTGAAGCGTGCGAATATCGGCGCGGCGGCGCATGAGGCGGATGCCGAAACCGCTCCTCTCTCCCACCCGGAACACTACCGGTACGATTTCAACCTGCAGGATGTCGCCGAAGTATGGCGGCGCGGCAGCGTCATCACATCGTGGCTGCTCGATCTGACCTCTGACGCGCTGCATGCCGATCCGGCGCTGATGAAATTTGCAGGCCGCGTTTCGGACTCCGGCGAAGGCCGCTGGACGATCATGGCCGCTATCGACGAAAGCGTGCCGACGCCGGTGCTGAGCGCTGCGCTCTATGGCCGTTTTTCCTCGCGCGACAATGACGAGTTCGCCAACAAGGTGCTTTCCGCCATGCGCGCCGGCTTCGGCGGCCATTTGGAAAAGCCGAAAACCTAA
- a CDS encoding SRPBCC domain-containing protein, whose protein sequence is MALSIRVGGRIGRPVAEVFDAVVNPKKLSSYFTTVGGASAPLVKGTTVTWWKDSPVEVVDLVPERLILLGWDGGTDANKVRYKTTVEMKFDPLDDGGTMVTISENGWHEDEAGRRGTYLNCEGWANMLCCMKAFVEYGINLREGMFLSEMRGEPAEAPDYEALK, encoded by the coding sequence ATGGCCCTCAGTATTCGTGTCGGCGGGCGGATCGGACGTCCGGTCGCGGAAGTTTTCGATGCGGTGGTCAATCCGAAGAAGCTTTCGAGCTATTTCACGACCGTCGGCGGAGCGAGCGCGCCGCTCGTCAAGGGTACGACGGTAACCTGGTGGAAGGATTCGCCCGTCGAGGTGGTCGATCTCGTTCCGGAACGCCTCATCTTGCTGGGCTGGGATGGAGGCACGGACGCGAACAAGGTACGCTACAAAACGACGGTCGAGATGAAATTCGATCCCCTGGACGACGGCGGAACGATGGTGACGATCTCCGAGAATGGCTGGCACGAAGACGAGGCCGGCCGGCGCGGCACCTATCTCAACTGCGAGGGCTGGGCCAACATGCTCTGCTGCATGAAGGCCTTCGTCGAATACGGCATCAATCTCCGGGAGGGCATGTTCCTCAGCGAGATGCGCGGCGAGCCTGCCGAGGCTCCAGACTACGAGGCGCTCAAATGA
- a CDS encoding ArsR/SmtB family transcription factor produces the protein MSSESDNDPVFKALAHFRRREILDVLKDGPRTTGMLCEIFADMDRCTVMQHLKVLEDADLVVPKKEGRERWNHLNSLPIKHIYDRWISAYAGHALSILDRLKRDLEE, from the coding sequence ATGTCAAGCGAATCGGATAACGACCCTGTCTTCAAGGCACTGGCCCACTTTCGGCGCCGTGAAATTCTCGACGTTCTGAAAGACGGTCCGCGCACGACCGGCATGCTCTGCGAAATCTTCGCGGACATGGATCGCTGCACCGTCATGCAGCATCTGAAGGTTCTGGAAGATGCCGACCTCGTTGTTCCAAAGAAGGAGGGCCGCGAGCGCTGGAACCACCTAAACAGTCTGCCGATCAAGCATATCTACGACCGGTGGATCAGTGCTTATGCGGGGCATGCGCTTTCGATCCTGGACCGGCTGAAGCGCGATCTGGAGGAATAA
- a CDS encoding MFS transporter — MPLALFALTIAAYAIGTTEFVIVGLLPTVASDLHISLPLAGLIVSVYALGVTFGAPILTALTGRIARKPLLLGLMTLFVIGNAMAAFSPGYTPLLVARALSAFAHGVFFSVGSTIAADLVPENRRASAIAMMFMGLTVAIVTGVPFGTFIGQTFGWRATFAAVAALGVVAFAGIALLLPSDLAKAPPTSIKDQVRVLGSGRLLIVFATTALGYGGTFVAFTFLASILQEITGFSASAISLILVLYGIAIAIGNIIGGRIANRDPVRALTGLFVAQAIVLVLFSFTAVSPWLTIPTLAALGFLSFANVPGLQLYVVQLARQVRPAAVDVASALNIAAFNLGIAAGAWIGGLVVESSLGLAATPWVGAILVAAALVLTITSGALDRRSPPLAASLRKAA, encoded by the coding sequence ATGCCACTTGCTCTTTTTGCCTTGACGATCGCAGCCTATGCGATCGGAACCACGGAATTCGTCATCGTCGGCCTGTTGCCGACCGTTGCCAGCGATCTCCACATCTCTTTGCCGCTCGCAGGTCTCATTGTCAGCGTCTATGCGCTCGGCGTGACCTTCGGCGCGCCGATCCTCACGGCACTCACCGGCCGGATCGCGCGCAAACCGCTGCTGCTCGGGCTGATGACGCTCTTCGTCATCGGCAATGCCATGGCGGCATTCAGCCCCGGTTACACTCCGCTCTTGGTTGCACGCGCACTTTCGGCTTTTGCGCATGGCGTGTTTTTCTCCGTCGGTTCGACGATCGCCGCCGATCTCGTGCCGGAAAACCGCCGCGCCTCGGCCATTGCCATGATGTTCATGGGACTGACCGTCGCGATCGTGACCGGCGTGCCGTTTGGCACTTTCATCGGCCAGACATTCGGCTGGCGGGCGACCTTTGCCGCGGTGGCCGCGCTCGGCGTCGTGGCCTTTGCAGGTATTGCGCTCCTGCTTCCCTCCGACCTCGCAAAAGCGCCGCCCACGAGCATCAAGGATCAGGTGCGCGTGCTTGGCAGCGGCCGGTTGCTGATCGTCTTTGCCACGACCGCTCTCGGTTATGGCGGCACGTTCGTCGCCTTCACCTTTCTTGCGTCGATCCTGCAGGAGATCACCGGCTTTTCAGCATCTGCCATCAGCCTGATCCTCGTGCTTTACGGTATTGCGATCGCCATCGGCAACATCATCGGCGGGCGGATTGCCAATCGTGATCCTGTGAGGGCGCTGACCGGGCTCTTCGTCGCCCAGGCCATCGTGCTTGTTCTCTTCAGCTTCACGGCTGTTTCGCCATGGCTGACGATCCCGACGCTTGCCGCACTCGGGTTTCTCTCCTTCGCAAACGTGCCTGGCCTGCAGCTCTATGTCGTGCAATTGGCAAGGCAGGTCCGTCCGGCCGCCGTCGATGTTGCTTCGGCGCTCAACATTGCTGCCTTCAACCTCGGGATCGCCGCGGGCGCCTGGATCGGCGGGTTGGTCGTCGAATCTTCGCTCGGGCTCGCCGCCACGCCTTGGGTCGGCGCGATCCTCGTTGCCGCGGCGCTTGTCCTCACAATCACGAGCGGTGCGCTCGACCGCCGCTCTCCGCCGCTTGCCGCGTCCTTGCGCAAGGCCGCTTGA
- a CDS encoding LysR substrate-binding domain-containing protein, with protein sequence MMDRPLPPLSTLQAFCAIAETGGFGRAAERLGLTQTAVSHQIAQLEGWMGGRLFERGRHGARLSALGLRLHPEIASALASLESALHQARQASASPSLTIATTPEFSSQWLAPRVEAFCRRYPKIEVRTAVGYQRPDFSSVDLAIWLGHGGVDLVTEPLLLDEEFVVCAPTLSCTLPSRGAIRAAPLLLYRGMRHTVLDWQRWYEQVAVRDDPNVEPLAGFDIATAVEEAPVFGSFEEMLQACSRGQGFALVRSSLVAEDISAGKLVRCFVERQPAALNYAMLYPPGALKKSSLALFRKWLVSETERG encoded by the coding sequence ATGATGGATCGTCCGTTGCCGCCACTTTCGACCCTGCAGGCCTTCTGCGCTATTGCGGAGACAGGAGGCTTCGGGCGCGCCGCAGAACGGCTGGGGCTGACACAGACAGCCGTCAGCCATCAGATCGCGCAACTGGAAGGCTGGATGGGCGGCCGGCTCTTCGAACGCGGCCGGCACGGCGCTAGGCTTTCAGCGCTTGGTCTCAGGCTTCATCCCGAGATCGCGAGCGCGCTTGCTTCGCTCGAAAGCGCCTTGCATCAGGCCCGCCAAGCAAGCGCCAGTCCGTCGCTGACGATCGCAACGACCCCGGAATTTTCGAGCCAATGGCTTGCCCCGCGTGTCGAGGCTTTCTGCCGCCGTTATCCAAAAATCGAAGTCCGCACCGCCGTCGGCTATCAGCGACCGGATTTTTCAAGTGTCGATCTGGCGATCTGGCTTGGCCATGGCGGCGTGGACCTTGTGACGGAGCCGCTTCTGCTCGACGAGGAATTCGTCGTCTGCGCGCCGACCCTCTCATGCACGCTTCCAAGCCGTGGTGCCATTCGCGCCGCGCCGTTGTTGCTTTATCGCGGCATGCGGCACACTGTGCTCGACTGGCAGCGATGGTACGAACAGGTGGCTGTGCGAGACGATCCGAACGTCGAGCCGCTTGCCGGCTTCGACATCGCAACAGCAGTCGAAGAAGCGCCCGTCTTCGGCTCCTTCGAGGAGATGCTGCAGGCTTGCAGCAGGGGACAGGGTTTTGCGCTGGTGCGCAGTTCGCTGGTTGCCGAAGATATCAGCGCCGGAAAACTTGTGCGCTGTTTCGTCGAACGCCAGCCTGCAGCCTTGAATTACGCGATGCTTTATCCCCCCGGAGCGCTGAAAAAGTCGTCGTTGGCGCTCTTCAGGAAATGGCTTGTCAGCGAGACGGAACGTGGTTGA
- a CDS encoding cell division protein ZapA, with protein sequence MAQVTVTIDGKAYRMACEEGQEDHLTDLANRFDRYVGHLKGQFGEIGDLRITVMAGIMVMDEISELNRRVSELETELETLRGNRDTVLAATARTEESLAEVLAEVTSRIRGITDKLNGRAPAELN encoded by the coding sequence ATGGCACAGGTGACGGTAACGATTGACGGCAAGGCCTATCGAATGGCCTGCGAGGAAGGACAGGAAGACCACCTGACTGACCTCGCCAATCGCTTCGACCGCTATGTCGGCCATCTCAAGGGTCAGTTCGGCGAAATCGGCGATCTGAGGATCACCGTCATGGCCGGGATCATGGTGATGGACGAAATTTCCGAGCTGAACCGCCGCGTGAGCGAGCTAGAAACGGAACTTGAAACGTTGCGCGGCAATCGAGACACCGTTCTCGCTGCGACCGCGCGGACGGAGGAAAGCCTCGCCGAAGTGCTCGCAGAAGTGACGAGCCGCATTCGCGGCATCACCGACAAGCTCAACGGCCGGGCGCCTGCCGAGCTCAATTAA
- a CDS encoding DUF4164 domain-containing protein, which produces MTPTGKSMEAALNELKQAISGLENAVEMRIERQREQGDIEGEVRRVHADRSKLAQELDQAEFRANRLEEVNREVSRRLVTAMETIRAVLDR; this is translated from the coding sequence ATGACGCCCACAGGCAAATCCATGGAAGCGGCCCTCAACGAGCTGAAGCAGGCGATTTCCGGCTTGGAAAACGCCGTGGAAATGCGGATCGAACGCCAGCGCGAGCAGGGCGATATCGAGGGCGAGGTTCGCCGCGTACATGCCGATCGCTCCAAGCTCGCGCAGGAACTCGACCAGGCAGAATTCCGCGCCAACCGGCTGGAAGAGGTCAACCGCGAGGTTTCCCGGCGGCTGGTAACGGCAATGGAGACGATCCGCGCGGTCCTTGACCGCTAA